In a single window of the Tellurirhabdus bombi genome:
- a CDS encoding TylF/MycF/NovP-related O-methyltransferase, which translates to MTKGLRKSIISLANRFGYGVTRLKDEQLKQADMTGEKAFMRLYEQCRPYTMTSQERLFALHQAVQYVLKARIEGDFVECGVWRGGSSMMSALTLLAEKQTNRKLYLYDTFEGMSEPTENDVNFVGDQAFETWDGRDKCLADLPDVQQNMGRTAYPAAQIQYVKGKVEDTIPQVLPETIALLRLDTDWYESTYHELVHLYPRLAKGGVLIIDDYGHWHGARKAVDQYFAENNIPLLLNRIDYTGRMAVKL; encoded by the coding sequence ATGACAAAAGGTCTTAGAAAAAGCATCATCAGTCTCGCCAACCGCTTCGGCTACGGCGTTACCCGCTTGAAAGATGAGCAGTTGAAACAAGCCGACATGACGGGCGAAAAAGCGTTTATGCGCTTGTATGAGCAGTGTCGCCCCTATACCATGACTTCGCAGGAGCGGCTGTTCGCGCTGCATCAGGCGGTGCAATACGTGCTGAAAGCCAGAATCGAGGGGGATTTTGTCGAATGTGGTGTCTGGCGGGGTGGTAGTTCGATGATGAGTGCCTTGACGCTACTAGCCGAAAAGCAAACCAACCGGAAATTGTATCTGTACGATACGTTCGAGGGCATGAGCGAGCCAACCGAAAATGACGTCAACTTTGTGGGCGACCAGGCGTTCGAAACCTGGGATGGTCGCGATAAATGCCTGGCCGACTTGCCCGACGTGCAGCAGAATATGGGTCGGACGGCTTACCCGGCAGCGCAGATTCAGTACGTCAAAGGGAAAGTGGAGGACACAATTCCGCAGGTATTACCCGAAACAATCGCCTTGCTGCGACTGGACACCGACTGGTACGAATCGACTTATCATGAATTGGTGCACTTGTACCCGCGTTTGGCCAAAGGTGGTGTCTTGATTATTGACGACTACGGCCACTGGCATGGAGCGCGCAAAGCGGTTGATCAGTACTTTGCCGAAAACAACATTCCGTTGCTGCTCAACCGGATCGACTATACGGGCCGCATGGCTGTAAAACTGTAA
- a CDS encoding GNAT family N-acetyltransferase: MHKIIQLTNPQADQIPKFIEKNFLFFQPRHFLNQPDCPLHYFAAVNQHTGLAELHGILYERNGWAISPSAASFGGIEFRDNLPTKVLTDFIQAMISFCRANSLKGIRLLSYPFCYVPKNAQLLHEALLASGYCVSYDDLNYHLPVTSQPLLKSLSSFKRNTLRKSKRAGFHGAIWQQPDIHQLFEFIRQARERRGIPLTISEEKLGSLIQDFPDVCHVFAVWQQDRLAATSVGIRVAPGILYHFMGADHGDFLAYSPTVLLVETLYNYCQENNITLLDLGTASSYGVRNEGLAFFKRLLGGLESPKYAYELAF, encoded by the coding sequence ATGCACAAAATTATACAACTGACTAATCCTCAAGCTGATCAGATTCCAAAATTTATAGAAAAAAACTTTTTATTTTTTCAGCCCCGTCATTTTCTTAATCAACCGGACTGTCCACTCCATTATTTTGCCGCTGTCAACCAGCATACCGGACTGGCAGAACTACACGGAATTTTATACGAACGGAATGGTTGGGCGATAAGTCCTTCGGCGGCTTCGTTCGGTGGAATTGAATTTCGGGACAATTTACCCACCAAGGTCTTAACGGATTTCATTCAGGCAATGATTTCCTTCTGCCGGGCCAACTCGTTGAAAGGGATTCGCCTGCTTTCTTATCCGTTTTGTTACGTGCCCAAAAACGCGCAGCTCCTGCACGAAGCACTTCTGGCGTCTGGTTATTGCGTCAGCTACGACGATCTCAATTATCACCTTCCCGTCACCAGCCAGCCATTGCTGAAATCGTTGTCGTCTTTCAAGCGCAATACACTTCGGAAAAGTAAACGGGCGGGATTTCACGGAGCGATCTGGCAACAACCTGACATTCATCAGTTGTTTGAATTTATTCGGCAAGCCCGTGAGCGGCGGGGCATTCCCCTTACCATTTCAGAAGAAAAACTAGGGAGCCTCATCCAGGATTTTCCCGACGTCTGCCACGTATTCGCGGTCTGGCAGCAAGATCGGCTGGCTGCAACTTCCGTAGGTATTCGCGTGGCCCCCGGCATTCTGTACCATTTTATGGGAGCTGATCACGGTGATTTTCTGGCGTATAGCCCTACAGTTTTGCTCGTCGAAACTTTATACAATTATTGCCAGGAAAATAACATTACACTTCTTGATCTGGGTACTGCCAGCAGCTACGGCGTCCGAAACGAAGGCTTAGCTTTCTTTAAACGACTTCTGGGGGGCCTGGAAAGTCCTAAATACGCCTACGAGCTGGCGTTTTAA
- a CDS encoding Ppx/GppA phosphatase family protein, whose product MKLAAIDIGSNAARLQISTVLHVDDVISFKRVEYVRFPLRLGHDVFTFGKLTPESEARTTKLMEVYRLLMELHEVEDYMACATSAMRESQNGHEVSARIKQATGIDIHIIDGQKEAEIINNVVVQALDERQYLHIDVGGGSTELNVYLNRQKVASKSFKIGSVRLLEGKETKGAWQKMESWINENVDKSQKIMAVGTGGNINKIFNLVTKFSDNTTTLDEIIRMKNYIAGFSLDDRINKLRLNADRADVIIPASDIYISVMQWAGAANIIVPDLGLRDGIIQLVYNRLLKKQSKK is encoded by the coding sequence TTGAAACTAGCAGCCATTGATATCGGCTCCAACGCCGCCCGTTTGCAGATTTCAACCGTTCTGCACGTCGACGATGTGATTAGTTTTAAGCGCGTCGAGTATGTCCGCTTCCCGCTGCGTTTGGGGCATGATGTTTTTACATTTGGCAAACTTACTCCCGAGAGCGAAGCCCGAACCACCAAGCTGATGGAAGTTTATCGGCTCTTGATGGAATTACACGAAGTCGAAGACTACATGGCCTGCGCCACGTCGGCCATGCGTGAATCCCAGAACGGACACGAGGTAAGCGCCCGCATCAAGCAAGCAACCGGCATCGATATTCACATTATTGACGGCCAGAAAGAAGCGGAAATCATCAACAACGTGGTCGTCCAGGCGCTGGACGAGCGGCAGTATCTGCACATCGATGTAGGCGGTGGCAGCACCGAACTAAACGTATACCTGAATCGCCAGAAAGTTGCTTCTAAATCCTTTAAAATTGGTTCAGTACGGCTCCTGGAAGGAAAAGAAACCAAAGGCGCGTGGCAAAAAATGGAAAGCTGGATTAACGAAAATGTTGATAAAAGCCAGAAAATCATGGCGGTCGGTACCGGCGGAAACATCAACAAAATCTTTAATCTGGTCACTAAATTTTCCGACAATACCACCACGCTGGACGAGATTATCCGGATGAAAAATTACATCGCTGGCTTTAGTCTGGATGACCGGATCAACAAGCTTCGTCTGAATGCCGACCGGGCTGATGTGATTATCCCGGCGTCTGATATTTACATCTCGGTAATGCAGTGGGCGGGGGCCGCCAACATCATTGTTCCAGACTTAGGATTGCGGGATGGGATTATCCAGCTTGTCTATAATCGCTTGCTCAAGAAGCAGTCAAAAAAATAA
- a CDS encoding lipopolysaccharide biosynthesis protein, protein MGIIIRQSLKASLGAYIGVAIGIVNQLLVSPEFLEPHQLAISRILLENSLVFAAFAHLGTPFIGDRFFSYFRDDKTKHNGFLGFLLSFPLIGVALFTLAYFLFEEQIQNYFSAKSPELIPYHALVVPLTIFWIYLVVLEAYCRNNARIAIPTFVREVYLKLANVFIVLLFGLGWYSFDLMIYLLVASYGSAVIILLFYIAHLGRFSLRFDFGQLRNGMFRQMVYYGLFIVMGGVGINLVMLIDRTMLSHGEGLKETAIFIIATYIAGIIEIPRKSITQISTPLLANSIREENWTHVLELYRKSSLNQLLVGGLAFLLVFTNIDGILGVLPKADLYSQGKWVVLFISLSKLIDMAMGLNAEMITYSKHFRYSTYLVIVMALVAIAANSYLIPLYGFNGAALATALTTLLYTVSRVSLVWVFYKMLPFTTAALKALFVLIVTYLVSLILPEWQGDLFFTLTSIVFRSAVLTGLFVGLILLLRVSEDINHIVASFWAMVTKRKPVN, encoded by the coding sequence ATGGGAATCATTATTCGCCAGAGCCTCAAAGCCAGTCTGGGGGCCTACATTGGCGTTGCGATTGGCATTGTAAACCAGCTTCTGGTTTCGCCCGAATTCCTGGAGCCCCACCAGTTGGCTATTTCGCGTATCCTGCTGGAAAACAGCCTGGTTTTTGCAGCTTTTGCGCACTTGGGAACGCCCTTTATCGGCGACCGGTTTTTCAGTTATTTCCGGGATGACAAAACCAAACACAATGGTTTTCTGGGCTTTCTGCTGTCGTTTCCTCTGATTGGCGTTGCCCTGTTTACGCTTGCCTACTTCCTGTTTGAAGAACAAATCCAGAATTATTTCTCCGCCAAATCACCGGAGTTGATTCCGTACCATGCTTTGGTCGTTCCGCTGACTATTTTCTGGATTTATCTGGTCGTGCTGGAAGCCTATTGCCGAAACAATGCCCGCATTGCCATTCCAACTTTTGTGCGGGAGGTGTATTTAAAGCTGGCGAACGTATTTATTGTCCTGCTATTTGGGCTGGGTTGGTACAGTTTTGACCTGATGATCTATCTGCTGGTAGCGTCTTATGGATCAGCGGTTATTATTCTACTATTTTATATTGCGCACCTCGGGCGGTTTTCACTGCGCTTTGACTTCGGCCAGCTACGTAACGGCATGTTTCGGCAAATGGTCTATTACGGCCTATTTATCGTGATGGGCGGGGTTGGAATTAATCTGGTGATGCTGATTGACCGGACTATGCTGTCGCACGGTGAAGGGCTGAAAGAAACGGCTATTTTCATCATTGCGACCTACATCGCCGGGATCATCGAAATTCCCCGTAAATCCATTACCCAGATTTCAACGCCTTTGCTGGCGAACTCCATCCGGGAAGAAAACTGGACGCACGTGCTCGAGTTGTACCGCAAATCATCCTTGAACCAGCTTTTGGTAGGCGGTTTGGCCTTTTTGCTGGTTTTTACCAACATCGACGGCATTCTCGGCGTCTTGCCCAAAGCCGATTTATACAGCCAGGGGAAATGGGTGGTTTTGTTTATTTCGCTCTCGAAGCTGATCGATATGGCGATGGGCCTGAACGCCGAAATGATTACTTATTCCAAGCATTTTCGCTATTCGACCTACCTGGTTATTGTGATGGCGCTGGTAGCCATCGCCGCCAATTCCTACCTGATTCCGCTGTATGGGTTTAACGGCGCGGCCCTGGCGACGGCACTGACCACGTTGCTGTATACTGTAAGCCGGGTGTCACTGGTCTGGGTTTTTTACAAGATGTTGCCATTCACCACGGCGGCGCTGAAAGCTTTATTTGTGCTAATTGTAACGTACCTCGTGTCGCTGATTTTACCGGAGTGGCAGGGCGATTTATTTTTCACGCTAACCAGTATTGTCTTTCGCTCGGCCGTTTTAACGGGCTTGTTTGTGGGCCTCATTTTACTGCTGCGGGTTTCTGAAGACATCAATCACATTGTGGCTTCTTTCTGGGCGATGGTCACGAAGCGAAAGCCAGTCAATTAA